The following coding sequences are from one Nicotiana tabacum cultivar K326 chromosome 1, ASM71507v2, whole genome shotgun sequence window:
- the LOC107778872 gene encoding putative serine/threonine-protein kinase WNK4, whose amino-acid sequence MPFLLLFSIPKADSDDKKYTPSALCSLCISSYVAFWDMQKRHHFLKNPCLPLNIIRVVCLACLCSCFFSPFSFSSSSSSSLVAVWLFNRMISGAGIGIGIGNGEPLGCCTNNKGRSNEAHYLQNDYVEKDPNGRYVRYNEVLGKGAFKTVYKAFDLLEGIEVAWSRVKIDDVLLSPESLGKLYSEVHLLRQLKHDNVMKLYDSWIDDKKRTVNMITELFTSGNLRQYRKKYQSVDMKAIKNWGRQVLQGLDYLHSQNPPIIHRDLKCDNIFVNGNHGEIKIGDLGLATIMEQRTAKSVIGTPEFMAPELYEEEYNELVDIYSFGMCMLEIVTFEYPYSECKNPAQIYKKVSSGIKPASLGKVTDSEVKGFIEKCLVVASERLSAKELLKDPFLQCENLKGLVHNPFQLPKQCPKSLSLSKPLPHSMDVDSEYNQSICTDSICGSPRVPVLEFQRCHQNNEFKLMGKKNDDNSISLTFRIRDPAGSVRNIHFIFYLDTDTAPLVAAEMVEQLQLADHDVAFIADFIDYLIMKIFPAWNPSSGDHSTGGRSPSKQPRESCLTDLTGCSNKSIGHQDVISDFNVETHVISRTDEGDMYVNSDGTSHHVTFDSPTHLAGMEYENSQESIVFKVMAENADTRNGNSFGCSNDHVNDGASKSCSTSISEMDFRYLFHDDECTMQENIGDVAECIPSNEYGKDPELTSIDIDRISRGMSLSSGSFSSSIEKDEDTELKLELKAIELQYQEWFQELSRMKEEELETCRKRWTTKKKLTGGHGFEL is encoded by the exons ATGCCCTTCTTGCTTCTATTTTCAATTCCCAAGGCCGATTCCGACGACAAAAAATACACACCTTCGGCATTATGTTCCTTGTGTATTTCTTCCTACGTGGCCTTTTGGGACATGCAAAAACGTCACCATTTCTTGAAAAATCCTTGTCTGCCTTTGAATATTATTAGGGTTGTCTGTTTGGCTtgtctttgttcttgttttttttctcccttttccttttcttcttcttcgtcgtctTCTCTTGTTGCTGTTTGGTTGTTCAACAGAATGATTTCCGGGGCTGGAATTGGAATTGGAATTGGGAATGGGGAGCCATTAGGATGTTGTACAAATAACAAAGGCCGATCTAATGAGGCACACTACTTGCAAAATGACTACGTTGAGAAAGACCCCAATGGTCGATATGTTCGG TATAATGAAGTATTGGGCAAGGGAGCATTCAAGACTGT CTACAAGGCATTTGACCTACTCGAGGGAATTGAAGTTGCATGGAGCCGAGTGAAAATCGACGACGTGTTGCTGTCACCAGAAAGTTTGGGAAAATTATATTCAGAGGTTCATCTTCTGAGACAGTTGAAACATGACAATGTAATGAAGTTATATGATTCGTGGATTGATGACAAGAAGAGGACAGTTAACATGATCACCGAGCTCTTCACGTCCGGGAACTTGAGACA ATACCGTAAGAAGTATCAAAGTGTCGATATGAAGGCTATAAAGAATTGGGGAAGGCAGGTTCTCCAAGGTTTGGACTATCTCCATAGTCAGAACCCGCCTATAATTCACAGGGACTTGAAATGCGACAATATTTTTGTCAATGGAAATCATGGGGAAATCAAGATTGGCGACCTTGGATTGGCAACGATTATGGAGCAGCGTACTGCCAAGAGTGTTATTG GAACCCCCGAATTTATGGCCCCAGAGCTCTACGAAGAAGAGTACAATGAACTAGTGGATATATATTCCTTCGGAATGTGTATGTTGGAAATCGTTACTTTTGAGTACCCTTACAGCGAGTGCAAGAATCCGGCTCAAATCTATAAGAAAGTTAGCTCC GGCATTAAACCTGCTTCCCTCGGCAAGGTTACTGATTCTGAAGTCAAAGGATTCATTGAAAAATGTTTGGTTGTAGCATCCGAGAGGTTGTCAGCCAAGGAACTCCTGAAAGATCCGTTTCTTCAATGTGAAAACTTGAAGGGGTTGGTCCATAATCCATTTCAGTTACCTAAGCAATGTCCTAAATCTTTGAGTTTGTCGAAGCCTTTACCACATTCCATGGATGTGGATTCAGAGTATAACCAATCTATATGTACAGACTCTATTTGTGGAAGTCCTCGCGTTCCAGTTTTGGAATTCCAGAGATGTCATCAGAATAATGAATTTAAACTAATGGGGAAGAAGAATGACGATAACTCAATTTCATTGACCTTTCGAATCAGAGATCCTGCTG GTAGTGTAAGAAACATACACTTCATTTTCTATCTTGATACAGACACTGCACCTTTAGTTGCAGCTGAGATGGTTGAACAACTGCAGCTAGCCGATCATGATGTGGCTTTTATTGCTGACTTTATTGATTACCTAATTATGAAGATATTTCCAGCTTGGAATCCTTCCTCTGGAGACCATTCTACCGGAGGGAGAAGTCCAAGCAAACAACCTCGAGAAAGTTGCCTAACAGACTTGACCGGTTGCTCGAACAAGTCCATAGGTCACCAAGATGTTATTTCTGACTTCAATGTGGAAACTCATGTAATTTCTCGAACTGATGAAGGTGATATGTATGTGAATTCAGATGGAACTTCTCATCATGTTACATTTGATTCGCCAACGCATTTGGCGGGCATGGAATATGAAAACTCTCAAGAATCAATTGTTTTTAAGGTTATGGCTGAAAATGCTGATACAAGGAATGGGAATTCATTTGGATGCTCTAACGATCATGTTAATGATGGAGCTTCTAAAAGTTGTAGTACAAGCATTTCGGAGATGGATTTCAGATATTTGTTCCACGACGACGAATGCACAATGCAGGAAAATATTGGTGATGTTGCAGAATGCATACCATCAAATGAATATGGCAAGGATCCAGAGCTGACTTCTATAGATATCGACAGAATTTCTAGAGGCATGAGTTTGTCCAGTGGTTCATTTTCCTCGTCAATTGAGAAAGACGAGGATACAGAGCTAAAATTGGAGCTCAAGGCAATTGAATTGCAGTATCAGGAATGGTTTCAAGAACTCTCAAGAATGAAAGAAGAGGAACTAGAAACTTGCAGGAAGAGATGGACGACTAAGAAAAAGTTGACAG gaggtcacgggttcgagctgtga